One part of the Candidatus Methylomirabilota bacterium genome encodes these proteins:
- a CDS encoding tetratricopeptide repeat protein, with product MDEGTAREQAGHYFLQAHAAQMKGALDEAIALYRKSLECWPTAEAHTFLGWTLSFKGDYAGAIRQCQLAIEVDRDFGNPYNDIGSYLIKLGRFEEAIPWLRQAMEAKRYEPRHYPHVNLARVYAHQGKVHEAIEELQRALAIEPGYRPARTELHRLVGMLN from the coding sequence ATGGACGAGGGGACCGCTCGCGAGCAGGCCGGGCACTACTTCCTCCAGGCGCACGCGGCCCAGATGAAGGGTGCGCTGGACGAGGCCATCGCCTTGTACCGGAAGTCCCTCGAGTGCTGGCCCACGGCCGAAGCCCACACCTTCCTCGGCTGGACGCTCAGCTTCAAGGGCGACTACGCGGGCGCCATCCGCCAGTGCCAGCTCGCCATCGAGGTCGATCGGGACTTCGGCAACCCCTACAACGACATCGGCTCCTACCTGATCAAGCTCGGCCGCTTCGAGGAGGCGATCCCCTGGCTCCGGCAGGCGATGGAGGCCAAGCGCTACGAGCCCCGCCACTACCCGCACGTGAACCTCGCCCGCGTGTACGCCCACCAGGGCAAGGTCCACGAGGCGATCGAGGAGCTCCAGCGGGCGCTGGCGATCGAGCCCGGGTACCGGCCCGCGCGCACCGAGCTCCACCGCCTGGTCGGCATGCTGAACTAA
- a CDS encoding EthD family reductase encodes MIRASVLYPHRDGAKFDHEYYARKHMPLVGERLKSFGLLRYEIDKGLAGGAPGAPAPFVAACHLYFNAAGEFQKGMAAHGKEFMADVPNFTNISPQVQISEIVG; translated from the coding sequence ATGATCCGGGCATCGGTCCTCTATCCCCACCGGGACGGGGCGAAGTTCGATCACGAGTATTACGCGCGGAAGCACATGCCGCTCGTCGGGGAGCGGCTCAAATCCTTCGGGCTCCTCCGGTACGAGATCGACAAGGGCCTGGCTGGCGGCGCCCCGGGAGCCCCGGCGCCGTTCGTCGCCGCGTGCCACCTCTACTTCAACGCGGCCGGGGAATTCCAGAAGGGGATGGCCGCGCACGGGAAGGAGTTCATGGCCGACGTCCCGAACTTCACGAACATCTCCCCCCAGGTGCAGATCAGCGAGATCGTGGGCTGA
- a CDS encoding tetratricopeptide repeat protein produces MTTRAMSLPDRIAEFQEVAEMMPDDPVVRFGLAGAYLEAGRAAEAALEYQAAIRLKPDYSAAHRGLGRALERAGRVAEARDAYRQGLEVATQTGDLQTKKEIEVFLRRLDKAGVTEGDER; encoded by the coding sequence GTGACGACCCGAGCCATGTCGCTCCCCGACCGCATCGCCGAGTTCCAGGAGGTCGCCGAGATGATGCCGGACGACCCCGTCGTCCGCTTCGGACTGGCCGGAGCGTACCTGGAGGCGGGGCGGGCGGCGGAGGCGGCGCTCGAGTACCAAGCGGCGATCCGGCTGAAGCCCGACTACTCGGCCGCCCATCGCGGCCTCGGCCGGGCCCTCGAGCGGGCCGGCCGGGTGGCCGAGGCGCGCGACGCGTATCGCCAGGGGCTCGAGGTGGCGACCCAGACCGGCGACCTCCAGACCAAGAAGGAGATCGAGGTGTTCCTCCGCCGGCTCGACAAGGCCGGCGTGACCGAAGGAGACGAGCGATGA